From the Amycolatopsis thermoflava N1165 genome, one window contains:
- a CDS encoding phospholipase A2, with protein MISPATFTDHPPPGPGTTRVPRVRRRLATSAWLLVLSLAVVTFGFVASRPASPPDAGPPTGGALAAQQAIEALVHPGPQATALDLLPADFTQVTGVVPGQMRARDGTVRAVHVDGGCSTPWGDDNTKWDYAVPCKAHDLGYDLLRYAAAVGHPLGQDVREALDQRLSDDMHAACVINPVDSPRTCRVVASLYSAGLVVNSWHQRWGPPVGDPIGPLLAGVAVIGCLLIFRLRGWLQHRHARVATPPPPATRAPPAPLSPWVTLGVGSLVLLILGESAIALARWAGVGADWLWPLTWVAQLAPVFFFAGGRANAAGWRATRDSGGGYRQYLAHRASWLLRPALIFVVVALLVPLALELLGIPEGTNAAIMRIALHPLWLLGIYLLTVVATPLMLALHRRAAAASVAGLLAFVVLAEMAARALGSPIPRYLAAFGLALLAQQVAFGRIRTSNRLLLVGVAAAGATGLALLTTVGGLSRDLLGAPGAPPALSGPTLPVLLLGATQIGLLGLAAKPLARLTTRCAGAARLAMRAPMSLYLGFLAAMLLVVALVYLPGHPAAIFGWLGDPRTWFALALLAVPALMVFWWFERHPRETAVPVADHPGSGGWLAHAATMLGIGFAVVGLFGFALTRFGGDDGSILGLPVDPIQNLIQLLIGVFLLHTVRTGLSGARSTWIVTGIACVPALLSAADPVTMAVHGVTALIALAAVASTLVSTKAVAQNT; from the coding sequence ATGATCAGCCCAGCGACCTTCACCGACCACCCGCCACCCGGGCCGGGCACCACACGGGTGCCCCGGGTGCGCCGCCGCCTGGCCACCTCCGCCTGGCTGCTGGTGCTGTCGCTGGCCGTCGTCACCTTCGGGTTCGTCGCGTCGCGGCCGGCCTCCCCGCCGGACGCGGGGCCGCCCACCGGCGGCGCCCTGGCCGCCCAGCAGGCCATCGAGGCGCTCGTCCACCCCGGCCCGCAGGCGACCGCGCTCGACCTCCTGCCTGCCGACTTCACCCAGGTCACCGGCGTCGTCCCCGGCCAGATGCGGGCGCGGGACGGCACGGTCCGCGCGGTCCACGTCGACGGCGGCTGCTCGACCCCGTGGGGCGACGACAACACGAAGTGGGACTACGCGGTCCCGTGCAAGGCGCACGACCTCGGCTACGACCTCCTCCGCTACGCGGCCGCGGTCGGCCACCCCCTCGGCCAGGACGTCCGCGAGGCGCTGGACCAGCGCCTGTCCGACGACATGCACGCGGCCTGCGTCATCAACCCGGTCGACTCGCCGCGCACCTGCCGCGTCGTCGCGAGCCTCTACTCCGCCGGGCTCGTCGTGAACTCCTGGCACCAGCGCTGGGGCCCGCCGGTCGGCGACCCGATCGGACCGCTGCTGGCCGGCGTCGCCGTGATCGGGTGCCTGTTGATCTTCCGGCTGCGCGGCTGGCTGCAGCACCGGCACGCCCGCGTCGCCACGCCCCCGCCACCGGCCACCAGGGCCCCGCCGGCGCCGCTGTCCCCGTGGGTGACGCTCGGCGTGGGCAGCCTGGTGCTGCTGATCCTCGGCGAATCGGCCATCGCGCTGGCCCGGTGGGCCGGCGTGGGCGCGGACTGGCTGTGGCCGCTCACGTGGGTGGCTCAACTCGCCCCGGTGTTCTTCTTCGCCGGCGGCCGCGCCAACGCGGCGGGCTGGCGCGCCACCAGGGACAGCGGCGGCGGGTACCGCCAGTACCTCGCCCACCGGGCGAGCTGGCTGCTGCGCCCGGCCCTGATCTTCGTCGTGGTGGCGCTGCTCGTCCCGCTCGCGCTCGAACTGCTCGGCATCCCCGAGGGCACGAACGCCGCGATCATGCGCATCGCCCTGCACCCGCTGTGGCTGCTGGGCATCTACCTGCTGACGGTGGTCGCCACGCCGCTGATGCTCGCCCTGCACCGGCGAGCCGCGGCGGCCTCGGTCGCGGGCCTGCTCGCCTTCGTCGTGCTGGCCGAGATGGCGGCACGGGCCCTCGGCTCGCCCATCCCGCGCTACCTGGCGGCGTTCGGCCTGGCCCTGCTCGCCCAGCAGGTCGCGTTCGGGCGGATCCGCACGTCGAACCGCCTGCTCCTGGTGGGCGTCGCGGCGGCGGGGGCCACCGGTCTCGCCCTGCTCACCACGGTTGGCGGGCTCAGTCGCGACCTGCTCGGCGCGCCGGGCGCGCCGCCCGCGTTGTCCGGGCCCACCCTGCCGGTCCTGCTGCTCGGCGCCACCCAGATCGGCCTGCTCGGCCTGGCCGCGAAGCCGCTCGCCCGCCTGACCACCCGGTGCGCCGGCGCCGCCCGCCTGGCGATGCGCGCGCCCATGAGCCTGTACCTGGGCTTCCTCGCCGCGATGCTGCTCGTCGTCGCGCTGGTCTACCTGCCGGGCCACCCGGCGGCGATCTTCGGCTGGCTCGGCGACCCGCGCACGTGGTTCGCGCTGGCGCTGCTCGCGGTCCCCGCGCTGATGGTCTTCTGGTGGTTCGAGCGCCACCCGCGGGAGACGGCTGTCCCGGTCGCGGACCACCCGGGCTCCGGCGGCTGGCTCGCGCACGCGGCGACCATGCTCGGGATCGGGTTCGCCGTGGTCGGGCTGTTCGGGTTCGCGCTGACCCGGTTCGGCGGTGACGACGGCTCGATCCTGGGGCTGCCCGTCGACCCGATCCAGAACCTTATCCAGCTGCTGATCGGGGTATTCCTCCTGCACACAGTGCGGACAGGGCTCAGCGGCGCGCGCAGCACGTGGATCGTCACGGGCATCGCGTGCGTTCCGGCACTGCTGTCGGCGGCCGACCCCGTGACGATGGCGGTGCACGGCGTGACGGCCCTGATCGCGCTGGCGGCGGTGGCCAGCACGCTCGTATCCACCAAGGCGGTGGCGCAAAACACGTAA
- a CDS encoding SDR family NAD(P)-dependent oxidoreductase, with product MSMLMQDRAVVVTGAGRGLGEAFAVHLAQAGAAVVVNDVDAELAERTAANIRAHGGRAVASGHSVADPAQATAIVDLCVSEFGAIDGLVNNAGLNYEALPWEEDLDEVRELVEVNVLGVMYTGIAAVQAMVAAGRGGSIVNISSGASLGQRKLGVYAASKGAVASLTYSWALDLEESGIRVNAVCPLAHTRMVWKSERSLRNCPPDRTPSRIAPVVLFLLSDAAEGITGQLVRCNGPQLHIVGQPYLKAPILERQTWDTDTVRQAFDEVFSAHLEPYGLEKRVPPRLRKWTTPLRSA from the coding sequence ATGAGCATGCTGATGCAGGACCGCGCCGTCGTGGTGACCGGCGCCGGACGGGGTCTCGGTGAGGCCTTCGCGGTGCACCTCGCGCAGGCCGGCGCGGCGGTCGTGGTCAACGACGTCGACGCCGAGCTGGCCGAACGCACCGCGGCGAACATCCGCGCGCACGGCGGGCGGGCGGTGGCCAGCGGGCACAGCGTCGCCGACCCGGCGCAGGCGACGGCGATCGTCGACCTGTGCGTGTCCGAGTTCGGCGCGATCGACGGACTGGTGAACAACGCCGGTCTCAACTACGAGGCGCTGCCCTGGGAGGAGGACCTCGACGAGGTCCGGGAACTGGTCGAGGTCAACGTCCTCGGCGTGATGTACACCGGGATCGCGGCCGTGCAGGCCATGGTCGCGGCAGGCCGCGGCGGGTCGATCGTCAACATCTCCTCCGGCGCCTCGCTCGGCCAGCGCAAGCTCGGCGTGTACGCGGCGAGCAAGGGGGCGGTGGCTTCGCTCACCTACTCCTGGGCGCTCGACCTGGAGGAGTCCGGCATCCGCGTCAACGCCGTCTGCCCGTTGGCCCACACCCGGATGGTCTGGAAGTCGGAGCGCTCGCTGCGCAACTGTCCCCCCGATCGGACGCCGTCGCGCATCGCGCCCGTCGTGCTGTTCCTGCTGAGCGACGCGGCGGAGGGCATCACGGGGCAGCTCGTGCGGTGCAACGGGCCGCAGCTGCACATCGTCGGGCAGCCCTACTTGAAGGCGCCGATCCTCGAACGGCAGACGTGGGACACCGACACGGTGCGGCAGGCGTTCGACGAGGTGTTCAGCGCCCACCTCGAGCCCTACGGCCTGGAGAAGCGTGTGCCACCCCGTCTGAGGAAGTGGACCACGCCTCTCCGCTCGGCCTAG
- a CDS encoding MFS transporter: MGAALANREFRTVWLAEAQSVLGDQLTTVALALTVYHRTGSALWSAVAYALTFLPALAGGLGLAQLADRYPRRTILVVTAALQAFFIAIMAVPGMPVVWLCVLVMLARLAGAPSNAAQNALTREIFTDDELYLRSQDIRGITTNTTMLAGLALGGVIVTAAGPSLALALDALTFAISAVALHHWVRPRPAAGDGDGSWFGAINWVASQRRLRVLLGLSWLVGLAMVPAGLAAPLAREIGAPDQAVGWLLAADPLGFALGVFVLSRYVSASARRRTVGVLAVVPTALLLAFGLRPDLVLALVVLALAGAAGAYIITVGATFITWVPNELRGGAGGLYRTGLRVAQGVGVAFGGMLAQWSGAATTAIMIAGAAGVVLGVPLAVAWGRVLGTDSDAARTG, from the coding sequence ATGGGTGCGGCGCTCGCCAACCGCGAGTTCCGCACCGTGTGGCTGGCCGAGGCCCAGTCGGTGCTCGGTGACCAGCTGACCACGGTCGCGCTGGCCCTCACCGTCTACCACCGCACCGGCTCGGCGCTGTGGTCCGCGGTCGCCTACGCCCTGACGTTCCTGCCCGCGCTGGCCGGCGGGCTCGGGCTGGCCCAGCTGGCCGACCGCTACCCGCGCCGCACGATCCTCGTGGTCACCGCCGCGCTGCAGGCGTTCTTCATCGCGATCATGGCCGTGCCGGGCATGCCGGTGGTGTGGTTGTGCGTGCTGGTCATGCTCGCGCGGCTGGCGGGCGCGCCGTCCAACGCGGCGCAGAACGCGCTGACCCGCGAGATCTTCACCGACGACGAGCTGTACCTGCGCAGCCAGGACATCCGCGGCATCACCACGAACACCACGATGCTGGCCGGGCTCGCGCTGGGCGGCGTGATCGTCACCGCCGCGGGCCCGTCGCTGGCGCTGGCCCTGGACGCGCTGACGTTCGCGATCAGCGCGGTGGCCCTGCACCACTGGGTGCGCCCGCGCCCCGCCGCGGGCGACGGCGACGGCTCCTGGTTCGGCGCCATCAACTGGGTCGCCTCGCAGCGCAGGCTGCGCGTGCTGCTCGGCCTGTCCTGGCTGGTCGGGCTGGCCATGGTGCCGGCAGGCCTGGCCGCCCCGCTGGCGCGCGAAATCGGCGCGCCCGACCAGGCCGTGGGGTGGCTGCTGGCCGCGGACCCGCTGGGGTTCGCGCTGGGCGTGTTCGTCCTGTCCCGCTACGTCTCGGCCTCGGCCCGCCGCCGCACGGTCGGCGTGCTCGCGGTCGTGCCGACGGCACTGCTGCTCGCGTTCGGGCTGCGCCCGGACCTGGTGCTCGCCCTCGTCGTCCTCGCACTGGCCGGCGCGGCGGGCGCGTACATCATCACCGTCGGGGCCACGTTCATCACGTGGGTGCCCAACGAGCTTCGCGGTGGCGCCGGCGGGCTGTACCGGACCGGCCTGCGGGTCGCGCAGGGCGTCGGGGTCGCGTTCGGCGGCATGCTCGCGCAGTGGTCCGGCGCGGCGACCACGGCCATCATGATCGCGGGCGCGGCCGGAGTGGTCCTCGGCGTACCCCTCGCGGTGGCGTGGGGCCGGGTGCTTGGCACGGACAGCGATGCGGCCCGCACCGGCTGA
- a CDS encoding GGDEF domain-containing protein — translation MLPQNWALWRRPKRFIVFLLVTELIAVAWLVVAFVNASLPSGLDWLRFAILTVGATAHIQLTRRQEERRRNAGGRVLIDLTAVWVVPAAIILPVPLTILVVGLVRVQRWFVARRPAHNFVYSTVAHMLAATLAHQVYVELGPHDWGSLDVAGSLTEFGWMLVAGLIYEGVQILYIGSVIALAAPDKANARTVLGSPADNVLEAITIGLGAVTAILLVIMPPTVAIMAVVTVVFNRLAEIEQLQADVRTDPKTQVANMRGWTESAERALTRATKAADPLAILMIDLDHFKWINDTFGHPAGDDVLRNLAQLLDEVTRPSDVVGRFGGEEFLVLLPDTDQAAATVAGERIRSAVAGLQIRTTNKRGDQTLVSERTASIGVAVFPDHGDTLPTLMQAADAAVYEAKEGGRNQVRIARAARDSAPLPQPPREAKHITH, via the coding sequence ATGCTGCCGCAGAATTGGGCATTGTGGCGGCGGCCGAAGCGTTTCATCGTTTTCCTGCTCGTCACCGAACTGATTGCGGTCGCGTGGCTGGTCGTCGCATTCGTGAACGCGAGCCTGCCGAGCGGTCTCGATTGGCTGCGCTTCGCGATTCTCACGGTGGGCGCGACGGCGCACATTCAACTGACCCGGCGGCAGGAAGAACGTCGGCGAAATGCGGGCGGGCGGGTCCTGATCGACCTGACCGCGGTCTGGGTCGTGCCGGCCGCGATTATTCTCCCGGTGCCGTTGACGATCTTGGTCGTCGGCCTGGTCCGGGTACAGCGCTGGTTCGTCGCGCGGCGGCCTGCGCACAACTTCGTGTACTCCACGGTGGCCCACATGCTGGCGGCGACGCTAGCCCACCAGGTCTACGTGGAGCTGGGTCCGCACGACTGGGGTTCGCTGGACGTCGCGGGCTCGCTCACGGAGTTCGGCTGGATGCTGGTGGCCGGGCTCATCTACGAGGGCGTGCAGATCCTCTACATCGGATCCGTGATCGCGCTGGCCGCGCCGGACAAGGCGAACGCGCGGACGGTGCTGGGCAGCCCGGCGGACAACGTGCTGGAGGCGATCACGATCGGCCTCGGCGCAGTGACGGCGATCCTGCTGGTGATCATGCCGCCGACGGTCGCGATCATGGCCGTGGTGACGGTGGTCTTCAACCGGCTCGCCGAGATCGAGCAGCTGCAGGCCGACGTGCGGACCGACCCGAAGACGCAGGTCGCGAACATGCGCGGGTGGACGGAGTCGGCCGAGCGGGCCCTGACCAGGGCGACGAAGGCGGCCGATCCGCTGGCCATCCTGATGATCGACCTGGACCACTTCAAGTGGATCAACGACACGTTCGGCCACCCGGCCGGCGACGACGTGCTGCGGAACCTGGCGCAGCTGCTGGACGAGGTGACCCGGCCGAGCGACGTGGTGGGCCGCTTCGGCGGTGAGGAGTTCCTGGTGCTGCTGCCGGACACGGACCAGGCGGCGGCCACGGTCGCCGGGGAGCGCATCCGCTCCGCGGTGGCCGGGCTGCAGATCAGGACGACCAACAAGCGCGGTGACCAGACGTTGGTGTCGGAGCGGACGGCCTCCATCGGGGTCGCGGTGTTCCCCGACCACGGCGACACCCTGCCCACGCTGATGCAGGCCGCGGACGCGGCGGTCTACGAGGCGAAGGAGGGCGGCCGCAACCAGGTCCGGATAGCCCGAGCCGCCCGCGACTCCGCGCCGCTGCCGCAACCCCCGCGCGAAGCCAAGCACATCACGCACTGA
- a CDS encoding AMP-dependent synthetase/ligase, with protein sequence MLLRRNAAEYGDLPALTSLDDPDRPTLTWSAFRDEIAAVSRGLADLGLRRGERMLIMAPSTPDHLIADLAATHLGAISCTAYATLSPEQISYVARHSGTPVVVLQGTDELKRWQQVLHELPALRRIVMIDQDAVPAGDERFVSLAELRARGAELHQADPQAFEDGWADVRPEDPIAMIYTSGTTGDPKGVVLSHHNVIFEAYAVHALHESPMHPSNIAYLPLAHIAEREISIYMPIVYAGHVHTLADPTQVAGALGRVHPQGFFGVPRVWEKIAAGLKAMLPNLPEDRREALLSASDLLQQGYKLRNAGQEVPADLAEKIAEADRTVLAPVRALLGFDKLHFCSSGAAALPVEVLYFLAGLGVEIHEVWGLSETSGAITSNSAKAFRAGSVGRALADTEIKVDADGELLVRGPLVFMGYLQEDGTIASALDEDGWFHTGDIGTIDSDGFVTITDRKKELIITSGGKNIAPTRIEGLLKEHPLIGQAVAIGNDKPYVTALIVVDDEFLPAWAAQQGIEGSDPVVLAEHPAVREEIQRAVEAANARLARVEQIKKYQVLAKPWTPESGEVTPTLKLKRRIINDRYANDIAALYTADQ encoded by the coding sequence CCGCGGAGTACGGCGACCTGCCGGCGCTCACGTCACTGGACGACCCGGACCGCCCGACGCTGACCTGGTCGGCGTTCCGCGACGAGATCGCCGCGGTCTCCCGCGGCCTGGCCGACCTCGGCCTGCGCCGCGGTGAGCGGATGCTGATCATGGCGCCGAGCACCCCGGACCACCTGATCGCCGACCTCGCCGCCACGCACCTCGGCGCCATCTCGTGCACCGCGTACGCGACCCTGAGCCCGGAGCAGATCTCCTACGTCGCCCGCCACAGCGGCACCCCGGTCGTCGTGCTCCAGGGCACGGACGAGCTCAAGCGCTGGCAGCAGGTCCTGCACGAGCTGCCCGCGCTGCGCCGCATCGTGATGATCGACCAGGACGCGGTCCCCGCGGGCGACGAGCGGTTCGTCAGCCTCGCCGAACTGCGCGCCCGCGGCGCCGAGCTGCACCAGGCCGACCCGCAGGCGTTCGAGGACGGCTGGGCGGACGTGCGCCCGGAGGACCCGATCGCGATGATCTACACCTCGGGCACCACCGGCGACCCGAAGGGCGTGGTGCTGTCCCACCACAACGTGATCTTCGAGGCCTACGCCGTGCACGCGCTGCACGAGTCGCCGATGCACCCGTCGAACATCGCCTACCTGCCGCTCGCCCACATCGCCGAGCGGGAGATCTCGATCTACATGCCGATCGTCTACGCCGGCCACGTGCACACCCTCGCCGATCCGACGCAGGTCGCGGGCGCGCTCGGCCGGGTCCACCCGCAGGGCTTCTTCGGCGTGCCGCGGGTGTGGGAGAAGATCGCCGCGGGGCTCAAGGCGATGCTGCCCAACCTGCCCGAGGACCGGCGCGAAGCGCTGCTCTCCGCCAGCGACCTGCTGCAGCAGGGGTACAAGCTGCGCAACGCCGGCCAGGAGGTGCCCGCCGACCTCGCCGAGAAGATCGCCGAGGCCGACCGCACGGTGCTCGCCCCGGTCCGGGCGCTGCTCGGGTTCGACAAGCTGCACTTCTGCTCCAGCGGCGCGGCCGCGTTGCCGGTCGAGGTGCTGTACTTCCTCGCCGGGCTGGGCGTGGAGATCCACGAGGTGTGGGGCCTGTCGGAAACCTCCGGCGCGATCACGTCGAACTCGGCGAAGGCGTTCCGCGCCGGCAGCGTGGGGCGAGCGCTGGCCGACACCGAGATCAAGGTGGACGCCGACGGCGAGCTGCTGGTGCGCGGCCCGCTGGTGTTCATGGGCTACCTGCAGGAGGACGGGACGATCGCCTCCGCGCTGGACGAGGACGGCTGGTTCCACACCGGCGACATCGGCACCATCGACTCCGACGGCTTCGTCACGATCACCGACCGCAAGAAGGAGCTGATCATCACCTCGGGCGGCAAGAACATCGCGCCGACCCGCATCGAGGGGCTGCTCAAGGAGCACCCGCTGATCGGCCAGGCGGTCGCGATCGGCAACGACAAGCCATATGTCACGGCGCTGATCGTGGTCGACGACGAGTTCCTGCCGGCGTGGGCCGCGCAGCAGGGCATCGAGGGCAGCGACCCGGTGGTGCTGGCCGAGCACCCGGCCGTGCGGGAGGAGATCCAGCGCGCGGTCGAGGCGGCGAACGCGCGGCTGGCCCGCGTCGAGCAGATCAAGAAGTACCAGGTGCTGGCCAAGCCGTGGACGCCGGAGAGCGGCGAGGTCACCCCGACGCTCAAGCTGAAGCGCCGGATCATCAACGACCGCTACGCGAACGACATCGCCGCCCTCTACACGGCGGACCAGTAG